A genomic segment from Triticum dicoccoides isolate Atlit2015 ecotype Zavitan chromosome 1A, WEW_v2.0, whole genome shotgun sequence encodes:
- the LOC119271067 gene encoding remorin-like yields MAEEAKQDVAPPAPEPTEDVADEKAAVPSPEESKALVVAENDAEKPAATGGSHERDALLTRVATEKRISLIKAWEENEKAKAENKAVKLLADITSWENSKAAELEAELKKMQEQLEKKKARCVEKLKNSAATVHKEAEEKRAAAEARRGEEIVAAEETAAKYRAKGEAPKKLLFGRG; encoded by the exons ATGGCGGAGGAAGCGAAGCAGGATGTGGCGCCACCCGCGCCGGAGCCGACCGAGGACGTCGCGGACGAGAAGGCGGCGGTTCCGTCGCCGGAGGAATCCAAGGCCCTGGTTGTCGCCGAGA ATGACGCCGAGAAGCCTGCAGCTACAGGGGGCTCACACGAACGAG ATGCTCTGCTCACGAGGGTTGCGACCGAGAAGAGGATTTCGCTGATCAAGGCATGGGAGGAGAATGAGAAGGCCAAAGCCGAGAACAA GGCCGTGAAGTTGCTGGCGGACATCACCTCGTGGGAGAACTCCAAGGCCGCGGAACTGGAAGCCGAGCTCAAGAAGATGCAA GAGCAGCTGGAGAAGAAGAAGGCGCGCTGCGTGGAGAAGCTCAAGAACAGCGCCGCGACGGTGCAcaaagaggcggaggagaagcgtGCCGCGGCGGAGGCACGGCGCGGCGAGGAGATCGTCGCGGCGGAGGAGACCGCCGCCAAGTACCGCGCCAAGGGTGAGGCGCCGAAGAAGCTGCTCTTCGGCAGAGGATAG